The proteins below are encoded in one region of Rhododendron vialii isolate Sample 1 chromosome 7a, ASM3025357v1:
- the LOC131332950 gene encoding cysteine-rich receptor-like protein kinase 29, which yields MERELLFLHLILLNIVSLTVSHASLPILHLYISGSGNYSTNSSYQKNLVALLSNLSSGTDRYGFYNSSFGDNPDKVYAIVLCRGDVELHACRSCINDSTIKLPQLLPNNKGAIGWYDYCMLRYSNDSINGIVATDPRNLMVNGRDALSMNDFKQAVSRLLDNLRSQAASGGAHCKFVTGNTSGTRTIVSLRRFQLLHHQPHQGSIWSIKIFRDYSVSKLQVSETARLDLICSFVSSD from the exons ATGGAGAGAGAGCTCCTCTTCCTTCATCTCATTCTCCTAAACATTGTTAGTCTCACCGTTTCCCATGCCTCATTACCTATACTCCACCTATATATATCTGGATCTGGCAATTACTCAACTAATAGTTCATACCAGAAGAACCTTGTCGCCCTCCTCTCTAACCTTTCCTCCGGGACCGATAGATATGggttttacaattcttcatttggtGACAATCCAGACAAAGTTTATGCAATTGTGCTTTGCAGAGGAGACGTTGAGCTCCATGCCTGTCGTAGTTGTATCAACGATTCCACTATTAAGCTCCCACAACTGCTTCCTAACAACAAGGGGGCGATCGGATGGTATGACTACTGTATGCTGCGTTACTCGAACGACTCCATAAATGGCATTGTTGCAACTGATCCGCGTAATTTAATGGTGAATGGCAGAGATGCGTTGAGCATGAATGATTTTAAGCAGGCGGTGAGTAGGTTGTTGGACAATCTCCGCAGCCAGGCAGCGTCGGGTGGGGCCCACTGCAAGTTCGTGACGGGGAACACATCTGGTACGAGAACTATAGTTTCTTTACGGAGATTCCAGCTGCTGCACCACCAGCCACATCAG GGTAGTATTTGGTCAATTAAGATCTTCAGAGATTACTCAGTTTCGAAGTTGCAGGTTTCTGAAACTGCTAGACTTGATCTGATATGTTCATTTGTTTCCTCTGATTGA